One genomic window of Lytechinus variegatus isolate NC3 chromosome 1, Lvar_3.0, whole genome shotgun sequence includes the following:
- the LOC121421738 gene encoding uncharacterized protein C7orf57 homolog, translated as MPGAGTQDWFYHAPSKKKEGGPVDYPAASQIPSFGGGIPYDEWEANERDNDGMKRGWIRDSDTKYVKLCKKGGRKDLLRMRDPPPKAAEPKDYPRADWFYQDVEDNQNTNQGPYRSHLPDYMVYEEHQGGEPTTGHWQRPPFSLDDKMTAFERHGDNDKLNMKFPNDESKLRKPPKDKTGGKDHKRRKPVDRNAKSPTKSRHATIPTPEAYKGPASIGKLLSNGYQQDWYENRDTHYKNHKPSTADVQFEAATRADRQSTEYRDAINVKKPGAGGGGGGSYAKNAMEVRGTKKSEQVKSLNTKQDEEKELFKLSKFDKVGSKVKSRWSETHERSSPITTGMQLEMAPVSTN; from the exons ATTGGTTTTATCATGCCCcttcaaaaaagaaagaaggcgGACCAGTGGATTATCCTGCTGCATCACAGATCCCGTCGTTTGGAGGTGGTATCCCTTATGATGAATGGGAGGCAAATGAGCGTGATAACGATGGAATGAAGAGAGGCTGGATTCGAGACTCTGACACCAAATACGTTAAGCTCTGCAAAAAAGGAGGCCGCAAAG ACTTGTTGAGGATGCGTGACCCGCCACCCAAAGCTGCTGAGCCTAAAGACTACCCAAGAGCAGATTGGTTTTATCAAGATGTGGAAgataatcaaaatacaaa TCAAGGACCATATAGATCACATCTTCCAGACTACATGGTATATGAAGAACACCAAGGAGGGGAACCGACCACAGGGCACTGGCAGAGACCTCCCTTCTCACTGGACGATAAGATGACTGCATTTGAGCGTCATGGTGACAACGACAAGCTTAATATGAAGTTCCCCAACGACGAGTCCAAGCTGAGAAAGCCACCTAAAGACAAGACTGGCGGTAAAGATCATAAGAGGAGAAAGCCAGTCGATAGGAATGCAAAAAGCCCTACAAAATCTCGACATGCTACAAT ACCAACTCCAGAAGCTTACAAAGGGCCTGCCAGCATCGGTAAGCTCCTCTCCAATGGCTACCAACAAGACTGGTATGAAAACAGGGACACCCACTACAAGAACCACAAACCATCGACGGCAGACGTGCAGTTCGAGGCTGCTACCCGGGCTGATCGTCAGAGCACCGAGTACAGAGATGCCATCAATGTGAAGAAACCAGGGGCAGGAGGAGGGGGTGGTGGTTCGTATGCCAAGAATGCCATGGAAGTGCGGGGAACGAAGAAGTCCGAGCAGGTCAAGTCACTCAACACCAAACAGGATGAGGAAAAGGAGCTCTTCAAGCTTAGCAA GTTTGATAAAGTTGGCTCAAAGGTAAAGAGTCGATGGTCTGAGACACACGAGCGATCCTCCCCCATCACAACTGGTATGCAGTTAGAGATGGCTCCTGTTTCTACAAACTAG